The genomic interval GGATGGTGACATTCACGCCCACAAAGCCCGCGCGGGGCAGCACCCGCAAAACCTCGGCCAGATGTTCGGGCATGACGGGCAGGGGGACGTAATGCCCCTTGATCCCGTAACGCTTCAACCAATGTCCGTGCAGCTGGGGCGAACGGGAATGCGCGATGGGCATACCGATCACGCCGGCAAGCGGAACATTAGGAACAGGCTGCGGGATCGTATCGTCAGGCATGGGCTATCACTCTTGGAGCATCGCCAAAGCATAAGCGCTTGTCCGGGCGGACAAAAGGGTTCGATACAGCTTTGGTTATCGCTTTCAGGCTGTCTGTTTCGGCGTGTGGATAACTTGTCGGAGGAATCGGTCTGTAAGTTGTGTGAATCCGTGGGGACAGTTCGGCACCCGCAAATTCCATCTGGAACCTATCGCGAACGAGTGCCGACTGTCCACAGAGGGACAAACGCAATCGCAAAATTCAGCCTGCTGTGGGTAACCTTCTTTGCCGGATGTTGAGATGAAAGTTATCCATAGATCAAGACTTTGAAATTATTTAAGTATTTTGACATTTCAGGAACTGTACACATAGTTATACACAGGCGATAATTCGTGGATGATCCTGTGCGTTTCTGCTTTATCCGACTGTCCACAGGCCCTACATCAACAACATCCTTTTCTTCTTTTCCTTTTATATATGAAGATTGGGACAGAGGAGCGAATGACTGATCTGCTGAGCCTGCTTTACCCCTACGTGAAATCGCTTCACGTGATGGCCGTGATCTCCTGGATGGCCGGGCTGTTCTATCTGCCCAGATTGTTCGTCTATCACGCGGAACGGGCTGCGGTGGCCGGTGAACCAACGGCCAGCTTCGTCATCATGGAACAGAAGCTGCTGAAGCTGATCATGAACCCTGCCATGATCGTCACCTGGTTGACCGGGCTTTGTCTGGTGCTGACGCCGGGTGTTGTCTCCTGGTCGATGATCTGGCCGTGGAGCAAGGCTGTGGCTGTTCTGGCGATGACCTGGTTTCACATGTGGTGCGCCCGTCAGCGGCGCTTGCTGAAAGCCGGAGAGGCATTGAGCGGACGACGCTATCGAATGATGAATGAGGTTCCGACACTGCTGATGTTCGTGATCGTCCTTTCGGTAATCGTGAAATTCTGACCGGTCGATTGACTTTCACGCGTTCGCGCCTTATCTGCGCCGCAAGCCCTGCCGTCCGGTAAGGGAATTCCCATTGCATGAAGTGACAGACCGGCTGCTCCCGCGCAGCGTGGCCTCAGGTGAATGATATGACCGAAGAACGTTTGAACCTTTCCGATCTCAAGGCGAAGAGCCCGGCCGATCTGCTGTCCATGGCAGAGGAATGGGAAGTCGAAAACGCCTCGACCATGCGCAAGGGCGAGATGATGTTCTCGATCCTGAAAGAGCATGCCGAAGAGGGCTGGGATATTGGTGGCGAGGGCGTTCTGGAAGTTGTCCAGGACGGTTTCGGCTTCCTGCGCTCGACCGAGGCGAACTATCTGCCGGGTCCGGACGACATCTATGTCAGCCCCGAGATGATCCGTCAGCATGCGCTGCGGACTGGCGATACGGTGGAGGGTGTCATTCGCGCGCCTGGCGAGAATGAGCGTTACTTCGCGCTGACCAAGGTGGAGCGGATCAATTTCGAAGAGCCAGAGCGCGCCCGTCACAAGGTCGCCTTCGACAACCTGACGCCGCTTTATCCGAACCAGCGACTGAACATGGAAATCGAAGATCCAACGATCAAGGATCGCTCGGCCCGGATCATCGATCTGGTTGCGCCGATCGGGAAGGGGCAGCGGTCGCTGATCGTGGCGCCGCCGCGTACGGGTAAGACCGTCTTGCTGCAGAACATCGCCCATTCGATCGAGCGGAACCATCCCGAATGCTATCTGATCGTGCTGCTGATTGACGAACGCCCAGAGGAGGTCACCGATATGCAGCGCAGCGTGCGCGGTGAAGTGATTTCTTCGACCTTTGACGAACCGGCCAGCCGTCACGTCGCAGTGTCGGAGATGGTGATCGAAAAGGCCAAGCGCCTGGTCGAGCATAAGCGAGATGTTGTTATTCTGCTGGAC from Paracoccus fistulariae carries:
- the rho gene encoding transcription termination factor Rho, whose product is MTEERLNLSDLKAKSPADLLSMAEEWEVENASTMRKGEMMFSILKEHAEEGWDIGGEGVLEVVQDGFGFLRSTEANYLPGPDDIYVSPEMIRQHALRTGDTVEGVIRAPGENERYFALTKVERINFEEPERARHKVAFDNLTPLYPNQRLNMEIEDPTIKDRSARIIDLVAPIGKGQRSLIVAPPRTGKTVLLQNIAHSIERNHPECYLIVLLIDERPEEVTDMQRSVRGEVISSTFDEPASRHVAVSEMVIEKAKRLVEHKRDVVILLDSITRLGRAFNTVVPSSGKVLTGGVDANALQRPKRFFGAARNIEEGGSLTIIATALIDTGSRMDEVIFEEFKGTGNSEIVLDRKVADKRVFPAMDILKSGTRKEELLVDAKDLQKTYLLRRILNPMGTTDAIEFLISKLKQTKTNSEFFDSMNA
- a CDS encoding CopD family protein — its product is MTDLLSLLYPYVKSLHVMAVISWMAGLFYLPRLFVYHAERAAVAGEPTASFVIMEQKLLKLIMNPAMIVTWLTGLCLVLTPGVVSWSMIWPWSKAVAVLAMTWFHMWCARQRRLLKAGEALSGRRYRMMNEVPTLLMFVIVLSVIVKF